The following coding sequences are from one Brienomyrus brachyistius isolate T26 chromosome 15, BBRACH_0.4, whole genome shotgun sequence window:
- the LOC125709253 gene encoding prostaglandin G/H synthase 2-like isoform X1, translating into MKAIGMNRTNLLALLFLLSRCMLVCEGGDGCCSQPCQNRGVCTSMGEDRYECDCTRTGYYGENCTTPELFTWIRTTIKPTPNTVHYILTHFKGFWNILNNIPYLRDAVMRYVLTSRSHFIDSPPTFNSDYGYKSWEVYSNLSYYARTLPPVPLDCPTPMGVAGKKALPDAKLVVEKFLLRKKFIPDPQGTSLMFGFFAQHFTHQFFKSDMKNGPAFTKALGHGVDLNHIYGDTLEKQHKLRLFKDGKLKYQVIDGEVYPPLVSEVQVDMHYPPHVPKEHQFAVGHEAFGLVPGLMMYATIWLREHNRVCDLLKHEHPDWDDERIFQTARLILIGETIKIVIEDYVQHLSSYHFKLKFDPELLFNQRFQYQNRISAEFNMLYHWHPLMPDAFNIHGQVYSYQQFLFNNSIVLKHGINNLVESFTKQIAGRVSACKKCRVHCTAVLCDEILICITLLCRQVAGGQNVPPAVAMVATKSIEHSRALRYQSLNAYRKRFSMTPYTSFEELTGDKKIASELEELYGHIDAMELYPGLLVEKPRPNAIFGETMVEMGAPYSLKGLLGNAICSPEYWKPSTFGGKVGFEIINTASLQKLVCRNVKAPCPVVSFHVPDLSNGRLNTINSSTAHSGQRDLKQTVILEERASEL; encoded by the exons ATGAAAGCCATTGGAATGAACCGAACCAACCTCTTAGCTTTACTGTTTTTGCTTTCAAGGTGTATGTTGGTATGCGAAGGAG gcGACGGATGCTGTTCGCAACCCTGCCAGAATCGCGGCGTGTGCACGTCAATGGGAGAAGATAGATATGAGTGCGACTGCACGAGGACGGGATACTACGGCGAGAACTGCACCACCC CGGAGCTTTTCACGTGGATCAGAACGACCATTAAACCTACCCCGAACACAGTGCATTACATTTTAACACATTTCAAAGGATTCTGGAATATTCTCAACAACATCCCATATTTACGGGACGCGGTTATGCGGTATGTGCTGACAT CCCGGTCGCATTTTATCGACAGTCCGCCAACCTTCAACTCCGACTATGGCTATAAAAGCTGGGAAGTTTATTCTAATCTCTCGTATTACGCCCGAACTCTTCCTCCGGTACCTCTGGATTGCCCAACACCAATGGGAGTTGCAG GAAAGAAAGCTCTGCCTGACGCGAAACTGGTGGTGGAGAAGTTTCTTTTGAGGAAAAAGTTCATCCCTGACCCTCAGGGCACGAGTCTGATGTTTGGTTTTTTTGCTCAGCATTTCACCCATCAGTTCTTCAAATCCGACATGAAGAATGGACCGGCTTTCACCAAGGCCCTGGGCCATGGA GTGGATTTAAATCACATTTATGGAGACACACTGGAAAAGCAGCACAAACTTAGGCTTTTCAAAGATGGGAAGCTCAAGTATCAg GTGATTGATGGGGAGGTGTATCCTCCGTTGGTTTCGGAGGTACAGGTCGACATGCACTACCCTCCCCATGTCCCGAAGGAGCACCAGTTTGCCGTGGGACATGAAGCTTTTGGGCTGGTTCCTGGGCTAATGATGTACGCCACCATCTGGCTCAGGGAGCATAATCGGGTTTGCGATTTGTTGAAGCACGAGCATCCCGACTGGGACGATGAGCGCATCTTCCAGACCGCCCGActtattctgattg GTGAGACCATCAAGATTGTGATTGAGGATTACGTGCAGCACCTGAGTAGCTACCACTTCAAACTGAAATTTGACCCTGAGCTGCTGTTCAATCAGCGCTTCCAGTACCAGAATCGCATCTCTGCTGAGTTCAACATGCTCTACCATTGGCATCCTCTCATGCCCGATGCGTTCAACATTCACGGCCAGGTCTACAGCTACCAGCAGTTCCTCTTCAACAACTCCATTGTCTTAAAGCATGGCATCAATAACCTCGTGGAATCCTTTACCAAGCAAATTGCAGGCAGGGTGAGTGCCTGTAAGAAATGCAGAGTTCATTGCACTGCGGTTCTCTGCGATGAAATCCTCATCTGTATCACTTTGCTCTGTCGACAGGTTGCTGGCGGCCAGAACGTGCCTCCAGCTGTGGCGATGGTTGCCACGAAGTCAATCGAACACAGCCGAGCGTTGCGTTACCAGTCTCTGAATGCCTACAGGAAACGCTTCTCTATGACTCCCTACACTTCTTTTGAAGAACTGACTG gagaTAAAAAAATTGCATCTGAGTTGGAAGAACTGTACGGTCATATTGACGCCATGGAGCTGTATCCTGGTCTGCTGGTGGAGAAACCAAGGCCCAACGCCATCTTTGGGGAGACCATGGTAGAAATGGGGGCACCGTATTCGTTAAAAGGCCTCTTGGGAAATGCCATATGCTCCCCAGAGTACTGGAAGCCAAGCACCTTCGGGGGGAAAGTCGGGTTCGAAATCATCAACACGGCTTCTCTGCAGAAGCTTGTTTGCCGCAACGTCAAGGCACCGTGTCCTGTGGTGTCCTTTCATGTTCCAGATTTGAGTAACGGCCGACTAAACACAATCAACTCCAGTACGGCACATTCGGGACAAAGAGACTTAAAACAGACCGTGATACTGGAAGAACGAGCTTCTGAGCTTTAG
- the LOC125709253 gene encoding prostaglandin G/H synthase 2-like isoform X2 → MKAIGMNRTNLLALLFLLSRCMLVCEGGDGCCSQPCQNRGVCTSMGEDRYECDCTRTGYYGENCTTPELFTWIRTTIKPTPNTVHYILTHFKGFWNILNNIPYLRDAVMRYVLTSRSHFIDSPPTFNSDYGYKSWEVYSNLSYYARTLPPVPLDCPTPMGVAGKKALPDAKLVVEKFLLRKKFIPDPQGTSLMFGFFAQHFTHQFFKSDMKNGPAFTKALGHGVDLNHIYGDTLEKQHKLRLFKDGKLKYQVIDGEVYPPLVSEVQVDMHYPPHVPKEHQFAVGHEAFGLVPGLMMYATIWLREHNRVCDLLKHEHPDWDDERIFQTARLILIGETIKIVIEDYVQHLSSYHFKLKFDPELLFNQRFQYQNRISAEFNMLYHWHPLMPDAFNIHGQVYSYQQFLFNNSIVLKHGINNLVESFTKQIAGRVAGGQNVPPAVAMVATKSIEHSRALRYQSLNAYRKRFSMTPYTSFEELTGDKKIASELEELYGHIDAMELYPGLLVEKPRPNAIFGETMVEMGAPYSLKGLLGNAICSPEYWKPSTFGGKVGFEIINTASLQKLVCRNVKAPCPVVSFHVPDLSNGRLNTINSSTAHSGQRDLKQTVILEERASEL, encoded by the exons ATGAAAGCCATTGGAATGAACCGAACCAACCTCTTAGCTTTACTGTTTTTGCTTTCAAGGTGTATGTTGGTATGCGAAGGAG gcGACGGATGCTGTTCGCAACCCTGCCAGAATCGCGGCGTGTGCACGTCAATGGGAGAAGATAGATATGAGTGCGACTGCACGAGGACGGGATACTACGGCGAGAACTGCACCACCC CGGAGCTTTTCACGTGGATCAGAACGACCATTAAACCTACCCCGAACACAGTGCATTACATTTTAACACATTTCAAAGGATTCTGGAATATTCTCAACAACATCCCATATTTACGGGACGCGGTTATGCGGTATGTGCTGACAT CCCGGTCGCATTTTATCGACAGTCCGCCAACCTTCAACTCCGACTATGGCTATAAAAGCTGGGAAGTTTATTCTAATCTCTCGTATTACGCCCGAACTCTTCCTCCGGTACCTCTGGATTGCCCAACACCAATGGGAGTTGCAG GAAAGAAAGCTCTGCCTGACGCGAAACTGGTGGTGGAGAAGTTTCTTTTGAGGAAAAAGTTCATCCCTGACCCTCAGGGCACGAGTCTGATGTTTGGTTTTTTTGCTCAGCATTTCACCCATCAGTTCTTCAAATCCGACATGAAGAATGGACCGGCTTTCACCAAGGCCCTGGGCCATGGA GTGGATTTAAATCACATTTATGGAGACACACTGGAAAAGCAGCACAAACTTAGGCTTTTCAAAGATGGGAAGCTCAAGTATCAg GTGATTGATGGGGAGGTGTATCCTCCGTTGGTTTCGGAGGTACAGGTCGACATGCACTACCCTCCCCATGTCCCGAAGGAGCACCAGTTTGCCGTGGGACATGAAGCTTTTGGGCTGGTTCCTGGGCTAATGATGTACGCCACCATCTGGCTCAGGGAGCATAATCGGGTTTGCGATTTGTTGAAGCACGAGCATCCCGACTGGGACGATGAGCGCATCTTCCAGACCGCCCGActtattctgattg GTGAGACCATCAAGATTGTGATTGAGGATTACGTGCAGCACCTGAGTAGCTACCACTTCAAACTGAAATTTGACCCTGAGCTGCTGTTCAATCAGCGCTTCCAGTACCAGAATCGCATCTCTGCTGAGTTCAACATGCTCTACCATTGGCATCCTCTCATGCCCGATGCGTTCAACATTCACGGCCAGGTCTACAGCTACCAGCAGTTCCTCTTCAACAACTCCATTGTCTTAAAGCATGGCATCAATAACCTCGTGGAATCCTTTACCAAGCAAATTGCAGGCAGG GTTGCTGGCGGCCAGAACGTGCCTCCAGCTGTGGCGATGGTTGCCACGAAGTCAATCGAACACAGCCGAGCGTTGCGTTACCAGTCTCTGAATGCCTACAGGAAACGCTTCTCTATGACTCCCTACACTTCTTTTGAAGAACTGACTG gagaTAAAAAAATTGCATCTGAGTTGGAAGAACTGTACGGTCATATTGACGCCATGGAGCTGTATCCTGGTCTGCTGGTGGAGAAACCAAGGCCCAACGCCATCTTTGGGGAGACCATGGTAGAAATGGGGGCACCGTATTCGTTAAAAGGCCTCTTGGGAAATGCCATATGCTCCCCAGAGTACTGGAAGCCAAGCACCTTCGGGGGGAAAGTCGGGTTCGAAATCATCAACACGGCTTCTCTGCAGAAGCTTGTTTGCCGCAACGTCAAGGCACCGTGTCCTGTGGTGTCCTTTCATGTTCCAGATTTGAGTAACGGCCGACTAAACACAATCAACTCCAGTACGGCACATTCGGGACAAAGAGACTTAAAACAGACCGTGATACTGGAAGAACGAGCTTCTGAGCTTTAG